A region of Paraburkholderia largidicola DNA encodes the following proteins:
- a CDS encoding alginate lyase family protein, translating to MTATSILASFAMLSLHAHAAMNLCAAPALQTSERTNSDPGVKALVSNVQAHLNEPAHAVRQLHTEGTLPHEGIYDQSKEAEKDLDLLRDAALAWRATSDDRYLKLVDRLLYAWVTTYQPSFNPIDETPFEGLILAYDMTASALPVKTRNATMTFLAKLANGYIAQIDAQQRPLTGTFRNNWQSHRVKLIAMAAFTLDNRKMIEAAQRLYVEHVNDNIAPDGTTVDFGERDALHYVTYDLQPLVTAALAARRHNRNWLNERAPSGATLAAALNWLTPYATGAKTHDEFVRSTVPFDAKRREAGLPGYSGQWDPKNAAELYHLAARLDGRYTPVALKLAPTPPAWLAVCLPLPAR from the coding sequence ATGACGGCGACGTCGATTCTGGCGAGCTTCGCAATGCTGTCCCTGCACGCCCACGCCGCAATGAACCTCTGCGCCGCGCCCGCGCTGCAAACCAGCGAGCGCACCAATTCCGATCCGGGCGTCAAGGCTTTGGTGAGCAATGTCCAGGCGCATCTGAACGAGCCTGCGCACGCAGTGCGTCAGTTGCACACGGAAGGCACGCTGCCTCACGAAGGCATCTACGACCAGAGCAAGGAAGCGGAGAAAGACCTCGACCTGTTGCGCGATGCCGCCCTCGCATGGCGTGCTACCAGCGACGACCGCTATCTGAAGCTGGTCGACCGCCTGCTGTATGCGTGGGTCACGACCTACCAGCCGTCTTTCAATCCCATCGACGAAACGCCGTTCGAAGGGCTGATTCTCGCGTACGACATGACGGCGAGCGCGCTGCCCGTGAAGACGCGCAACGCGACGATGACGTTCCTCGCCAAGCTCGCGAACGGCTACATCGCGCAGATCGACGCGCAACAGCGGCCGCTGACGGGCACGTTCCGCAACAACTGGCAAAGCCATCGCGTGAAGCTGATCGCCATGGCGGCCTTCACGCTCGACAACCGCAAGATGATCGAGGCGGCGCAGCGCCTGTACGTCGAGCACGTGAACGACAACATCGCGCCCGACGGCACGACCGTCGATTTCGGCGAGCGCGATGCGCTGCACTATGTGACCTACGATCTTCAACCGCTCGTGACGGCCGCGCTCGCCGCGCGCCGCCACAACCGCAACTGGCTCAACGAACGCGCGCCGAGCGGCGCGACGCTCGCCGCCGCGTTGAACTGGCTCACGCCGTATGCAACGGGCGCGAAGACGCACGACGAATTCGTGCGTTCGACCGTGCCTTTCGACGCAAAACGCCGCGAGGCCGGTTTGCCGGGCTATAGTGGTCAGTGGGACCCAAAAAATGCGGCCGAACTGTATCACCTCGCCGCGCGGCTCGACGGACGCTACACGCCCGTCGCGCTGAAACTGGCACCGACGCCGCCCGCGTGGCTCGCCGTGTGTCTGCCCTTGCCGGCGCGTTGA
- a CDS encoding L-serine ammonia-lyase, whose translation MAVSVFDLFKIGIGPSSSHTVGPMRAALMFAQGLERDGLLDNTASVKVDLYGSLGATGKGHGTDRGVMLGLLGDAPDTVDPDTITARLEQVRTSRTLALLGTHVIPFVQKDHISFYRQALPEHPNGLKLRAFDANGETLRESTYLSVGGGFVVTAGAPNTKVLAAVEQLPHPFRSGADLLEMCKTTGKSIAQLMWENERAWHTDEETRAGLLKIWDVMQSCVARGCGINNPGADGNLPGPFQVKRRAPQLYRALTGNPERGLQDPLSMIDWINLYAIAVNEENAAGGRVVTAPTNGAAGIIPAVLHYYTRFMPNSNQQGVFDFLMTAAAIGILYKLNASISGAEVGCQGEVGVACSMAAGALAAVMGGTPLQVENAAEIGMEHNLGLTCDPVGGMVQIPCIERNAMASVKAVNAARMALRGDGSHYVSLDSVIKTMRETGADMKTKYKETSRGGLAVNIIEC comes from the coding sequence ATGGCAGTCAGCGTTTTCGATCTCTTCAAAATCGGCATTGGCCCGTCGAGTTCACACACGGTCGGTCCCATGCGCGCGGCGTTGATGTTCGCGCAAGGGCTCGAGCGCGACGGCCTGCTCGACAACACCGCATCGGTGAAGGTCGATCTGTATGGTTCGCTCGGTGCGACGGGCAAAGGCCACGGCACCGATCGCGGCGTGATGCTCGGCCTGCTCGGCGACGCGCCCGACACCGTCGATCCCGACACGATTACGGCCCGCCTCGAACAGGTCCGCACGTCGCGCACGCTCGCGCTGCTCGGCACGCACGTCATCCCGTTCGTGCAGAAGGACCACATTTCGTTCTACCGCCAGGCGCTGCCGGAGCATCCGAACGGCCTCAAGCTGCGCGCGTTCGATGCGAACGGTGAAACGCTGCGCGAATCGACGTATCTGTCGGTTGGCGGCGGCTTCGTCGTGACGGCGGGCGCGCCGAATACGAAGGTGCTCGCCGCCGTCGAACAGTTGCCGCATCCATTCCGCAGCGGTGCCGATTTGCTGGAGATGTGCAAGACGACGGGCAAGAGCATCGCGCAACTGATGTGGGAAAACGAGCGCGCATGGCATACAGATGAAGAAACGCGCGCGGGCCTGCTGAAAATCTGGGACGTGATGCAATCGTGCGTCGCGCGCGGCTGCGGCATCAACAACCCGGGCGCGGACGGTAATCTGCCCGGCCCGTTCCAGGTGAAGCGGCGCGCGCCGCAACTGTATCGCGCGCTGACGGGCAATCCGGAGCGCGGATTGCAAGATCCTCTTTCGATGATCGACTGGATCAATCTGTACGCGATTGCCGTCAACGAAGAAAACGCAGCGGGTGGCCGCGTGGTCACCGCGCCGACCAACGGCGCGGCGGGCATCATCCCCGCCGTGCTGCATTACTACACGCGCTTCATGCCGAACTCGAACCAGCAGGGCGTGTTCGACTTTCTGATGACGGCAGCCGCGATCGGCATTCTGTACAAGCTGAACGCGTCGATCTCCGGCGCGGAAGTGGGCTGCCAGGGCGAAGTGGGCGTCGCGTGCTCGATGGCGGCGGGCGCGCTCGCGGCCGTGATGGGCGGCACGCCGTTGCAGGTCGAAAATGCTGCGGAAATCGGCATGGAACACAATCTCGGCCTCACGTGCGACCCCGTGGGCGGCATGGTGCAGATTCCGTGTATCGAACGTAACGCAATGGCGTCGGTGAAAGCCGTGAACGCCGCGCGCATGGCGCTGCGTGGCGACGGCAGCCATTATGTTTCGCTTGATTCCGTCATCAAGACGATGCGCGAGACGGGCGCGGACATGAAGACCAAGTACAAGGAAACGTCGCGCGGCGGGCTGGCCGTGAACATCATCGAATGTTGA
- a CDS encoding thiamine pyrophosphate-binding protein: MSLSSDASNMTTGARLMVDALLTHGVERVFCVPGESFLAVLDSLHDETSQIQTVVCRHEAAAANMAEAVGKLTGRPGIAIVTRGPGATHASIGVHTAFQDSTPMILLIGQCAREHLDREAFQEIDYRRMFGQMAKWVAQIDDARRIPEYMSHAFHTATSGRPGPVVLSLPEDMLSDACAAMPGAPAYQRVAAAPAPQQIERLRGLLERAKKPMVIAGGSGWTPQACDDLRTFIENWQLPIGLAFRFQDTLDNEHPNYAGDVGLGVNPALAKRIQDADVLLALGPRLGEATTNGYTLFDIPKTKQTLIHVHQGAEELGRVYSADLPIVSGMPEIASMLAQLKPSTKPAWEGAAKEAHDAYLEWRKPRKIPGDVQLGEIMLQLREHLPKDAILTNGAGNYATWLHRHFAYRHFRSQLAPTSGAMGYGVPAAIAAKSLYPDRAVVAFAGDGCFMMSSSEIATAMQYDLPVIFIVVNNSQYGTIRMHQERHYPNRVHGTGLTNPDFAAFAKSFGAHGETVERTEDFMPAFKRAQESKKPAVIEIRLLQEASTPGATLEQVREQGKKLRGE, encoded by the coding sequence ATGTCGCTGTCTTCCGATGCTTCAAATATGACTACTGGCGCGCGGCTCATGGTCGACGCGCTGCTGACGCATGGCGTCGAGCGCGTGTTCTGCGTGCCCGGCGAGAGTTTTCTGGCAGTACTCGATTCGCTGCACGACGAGACGTCGCAAATTCAGACGGTCGTGTGCCGCCACGAAGCGGCCGCCGCCAACATGGCGGAAGCCGTCGGCAAGCTGACGGGCCGGCCCGGCATTGCAATCGTCACGCGCGGCCCGGGCGCGACGCACGCGTCGATTGGCGTGCACACCGCGTTTCAGGATTCGACGCCGATGATCCTGCTGATCGGTCAATGCGCGCGCGAGCATCTGGACCGCGAGGCGTTCCAGGAAATCGACTATCGGCGCATGTTCGGCCAGATGGCGAAGTGGGTCGCGCAGATTGACGACGCACGCCGCATTCCCGAATACATGAGCCACGCGTTCCACACGGCGACATCGGGCCGGCCGGGCCCTGTCGTGCTGTCGCTGCCGGAAGACATGTTGAGCGATGCGTGCGCCGCGATGCCGGGCGCACCCGCTTATCAGCGCGTTGCAGCAGCGCCTGCGCCGCAGCAAATCGAGCGTTTGCGCGGCCTGCTTGAACGCGCAAAAAAACCGATGGTGATTGCAGGCGGCAGCGGCTGGACACCGCAAGCGTGCGACGACTTGCGCACGTTCATCGAAAACTGGCAGCTTCCGATTGGCCTCGCGTTCCGCTTCCAGGACACGCTCGACAACGAGCATCCGAACTACGCGGGCGACGTCGGACTCGGCGTCAACCCTGCGCTTGCGAAGCGCATCCAGGACGCGGACGTACTGCTCGCGCTCGGCCCTCGCCTGGGCGAAGCGACGACGAACGGCTACACGCTCTTCGACATTCCGAAGACGAAGCAGACGTTGATCCATGTTCACCAGGGCGCGGAAGAACTGGGCCGCGTCTATTCCGCCGATCTCCCCATCGTCTCCGGCATGCCGGAAATCGCGTCGATGCTGGCGCAACTGAAGCCGTCGACGAAGCCCGCGTGGGAAGGCGCTGCAAAAGAAGCGCACGACGCGTACCTCGAATGGCGCAAGCCGCGCAAGATTCCCGGCGACGTACAGCTTGGCGAAATCATGTTGCAGTTGCGCGAGCACTTGCCGAAGGACGCGATCCTGACGAACGGCGCGGGTAACTATGCAACGTGGCTGCACCGGCACTTTGCGTACCGCCACTTCCGCTCGCAGCTTGCGCCGACGAGCGGCGCGATGGGCTACGGCGTGCCGGCGGCGATTGCGGCGAAGTCGCTGTATCCGGACCGCGCGGTGGTGGCTTTTGCGGGCGATGGCTGCTTCATGATGTCGTCATCGGAAATCGCGACGGCGATGCAATACGACCTGCCCGTGATCTTCATCGTCGTGAACAACAGCCAGTACGGCACGATCCGCATGCATCAGGAGCGGCACTATCCGAACCGCGTGCACGGAACGGGGCTGACGAACCCGGACTTCGCAGCGTTCGCGAAATCGTTCGGCGCGCATGGGGAAACAGTGGAGCGAACGGAAGACTTCATGCCGGCGTTCAAACGCGCACAGGAATCGAAGAAACCGGCGGTGATCGAAATTCGCCTGCTTCAGGAAGCGAGCACACCGGGCGCAACGCTGGAACAGGTTCGCGAGCAGGGCAAGAAGTTGCGCGGGGAGTAA